A window of the Sabethes cyaneus chromosome 1, idSabCyanKW18_F2, whole genome shotgun sequence genome harbors these coding sequences:
- the LOC128746335 gene encoding cytochrome P450 4g15-like — protein MSTVELQPEHAGGGGLPALAMPTVVFMTLAVVATALFHLWMQTRRYVKLGNLIPGPKAYPLIGNANMLLGLSHDEIMRRAMELSFVYGSVARGWLGYHLVVFLTEPSDIEIILNSYVHLNKSSEYRFFKPWLGDGLLISNGEKWKSHRKLIAPAFHMNVLKTFIDVFNDNSLAVVKRMRKEVGKEFDVHDYMSEVTVDILLETAMGSTRTGENKEGFEYAMAVMKMCDILHLRQLKIHLRLDSLFNLTSIKKEQDRLLGIIHSLTRKVVKQKKEIFEKNYAEGSFPSPSLSEIIAKQEPTSEKNPVISQGSMLTDDLDAIDENDIGEKRRLAFLDLMIETAKTGADLTDEEIKEEVDTIMFEGHDTTAAGSSFVLCLLGIHQDIQDRVYKEIKQIFGDSNRKATFNDTLEMKYLERVIFETLRMYPPVPVIARKLTEEVRLASHNYVVPAGTTVVIGTYKMHHREDIYPNAEVFNPDNFLPERTQNRHYYSYIPFSAGPRSCVGRKYAMLKLKVLLSTILRHYRVVSDLKESDFKLQGDIILKRTDGFRIKLEPRL, from the exons ATGTCAACGGTGGAGTTACAACCGGAACATGCCGGTGGGGGCGGACTGCCGGCGTTGGCCATGCCAACGGTGGTGTTCATGACGCTGGCCGTGGTGGCCACCGCTTTGTTCCACCTGTGGATGCAAACGCGTAGATATGTTAAACTGGGAAACTTGATTCCCGGCCCGAAAGCCTACCCGTTGATTGGGAATGCCAACATGCTGCTCGGGTTGAGCCACGACGAGATCATGCGGAGGGCGATGGAGTTGAGTTTTGTGTACGGAAGTGTGGCCCGTGGTTGGCTGGGCTATCATTTGGTAGTGTTTTTGACGGAACCTTCGGATATCGAGATTATTCTGAACAGTTATGTGCACTTGAACAAATCGAGCGAGTATCGATTCTTTAAACCGTGGTTGGGTGATGGACTGTTGATTAGTAATGGCGAGAAGTGGAAATCGCACCGGAAGTTGATTGCTCCGGCTTTTCATATGAACGTCTTGAAGACGTTCATCGATGTGTTCAACGATAACAGTTTGGCGGTGGTGAAGCGAATGCGGAAGGAAGTCGGCAAGGAGTTCGACGTTCATGATTACATGAGTGAAGTGACGGTGGACATTCTACTGGAAACGGCCATGGGTTCGACCAGGACGGGAGAAAACAAGGAAGGGTTTGAATACGCGATGGCAGTGATGAA AATGTGTGACATCCTCCATCTTCGTCAGTTGAAAATACACCTTCGACTTGATTCGTTATTCAATTTGACAAGCATTAAAAAGGAACAGGATCGTTTGCTGGGAATTATTCATAGCTTAACGCGAAAGGTTGTCAAGCAAAAGAAGGAGATCTTTGAGAAGAACTACGCGGAGGGCAGCTTTCCATCACCGTCGTTGTCCGAAATTATCGCCAAACAGGAACCAACTTCGGAGAAGAATCCCGTAATCTCTCAAGGTTCGATGTTGACGGATGATCTGGATGCTATTGATGAAAACGACATTGGGGAGAAACGTCGCTTGGCGTTTCTCGATCTAATGATCGAGACAGCGAAAACTGGAGCTGATTTGACGGATGAAGAAATCAAGGAAGAGGTGGATACCATCATGTTTGAGGGTCACGACACAACGGCTGCCGGGTCTAGCTTCGTTTTGTGTCTCCTTGGCATCCATCAAGATATTCAGGATCGAGTGTACAAGGAAATAAAGCAAATTTTCGGTGACTCCAATCGAAAAGCAACATTCAACGATACCCTGGAGATGAAATATTTGGAACGAGTAATTTTCGAAACGTTGCGAATGTATCCCCCGGTACCGGTTATCGCACGTAAACTGACCGAGGAAGTTCGCTTGGCTTCGCACAATTACGTCGTCCCAGCTGGCACAACGGTGGTCATTGGAACGTACAAAATGCATCACCGAGAGGACATCTATCCGAACGCGGAAGTGTTCAATCCGGACAACTTCCTTCCGGAACGAACGCAAAACCGCCACTACTACAGTTACATCCCGTTTAGCGCCGGACCACGAAGCTGCGTCG GTAGAAAATATGCAATGCTAAAGCTGAAGGTGCTGCTATCGACGATTCTACGCCACTATCGGGTCGTGTCCGATTTGAAGGAAAGCGATTTCAAACTGCAGGGAGACATCATCCTGAAGCGAACCGATGGCTTCAGGATCAAGCTGGAACCGAGACTGTAA